The Hippopotamus amphibius kiboko isolate mHipAmp2 chromosome 16, mHipAmp2.hap2, whole genome shotgun sequence genomic interval GCCACCCAGCTGGGAAGTGGCGAGGTCGGGATTTCAACCCGGCACTGGCTGGAGCCAAAGCTGGTGGCTTCAACCATTATGCCACACACTGCCTTTCAGAACAAAAACAGCCCATGAACAAGTCCGAGCAGGCCAGCCCCAAGTCCACTGGCACCCTGCAGACGGAATTAATCTGAGTTCCAGAAAAGCCCAAGACTGAGCCTCCAGTGAGACCCTTTCAGACGATGGGTTGGAGAGATCTGGGGTCTCTCTGAACCACAGACCCCAAAGCAATGACAGAGGAAGACAGCCATGCacggggaaggaggaaagaacgGCCGCTCCCCAAGTGGGAGTctgtagggtgggggtggggagtgccgggggagggggtgggggtggggcaggctctGCGGTGCGGAGGGGCAGAGTGTGGCTTCAGCCTTGAACCAGAGGCGTGATGGAAACTGACTACTAACGACAatctactgagcacctactgtgagcCCACCACAGCGCCCGGCACTTTACAGAGGAAGATTCGGCGGTCCGAGTGGTGGCTGGAGAGCAAGTGGGATGGAAAACAAGTCTGGCAGACACTGTCTATACCCGTGTTACTGTGTCCCCCTGCAATGATGTCACCTGGGCAGTGGGTTGTGCTCCCCTGTAGGATGTAAACTCACAACGTGAGGAGGGTTCGTGAATGAACTTCTGTTGCCTCCAACCTCGGCTGCTGTCTGGTTTTGAGTCCTGCCTGGCTGCCACTGCCCGGACAACATACGCACAACTGGGCAGCCTGACCATCCCACAGAGGAGGTGGGCGGCTGGGCTGTTTCAGCCACCTTCTGCCCCGCTGTGGGTTGCAGGATAAGCGTGGGAAGTAAAGGGGATTCCCTGCAACACACATGAAGTGGGGGGGGACTCTGGCCCCATGCGCTGTAATGGAGGCGTCGCAAGCCTTCCCTCCAGTGATGTGGACTGAAGCACAGAGTCCTTATCCATCCAGCTACATCCATCAACTCAGTCTGCTCTGGCTGCCATAacgaaataccacagactgggtggcttacaaacaGCAGACACTCATTGCTGACaactctggaggctggaaatctgagaCTGGGGGGCAGCAGAGCTGGTTGAGGGCCCTCTCCTGGTCGCTGACTCCCCCTAGGGAGCTTCGTGAGGTCTCTTGTATGAGGACGCTAATCTCATTTGGGAGGGTTCCACCCTCACGACCTAATCACCTtccagaggccccacctcctcaTGCCATCACCTtcgggagttaggatttcaacatgtgaattttggtgggacataaacattcagagcATAGCACCATccacatccacccacccatccatccaacatccatccatcatccatccattcatccaccacccacccaccGTCCACCCATCATCCAGCCATGCAAccaccatctatccatccatcccccatccatccatcattcagCCACTCAgctgccatccatccatccatcacccacccatccatccaccatctaccatcatccatccatccaccatccagtCTTCACAGAGCACGTAAGTGTAAGTCATTGTAAGAAATAAGGTTTgacaaaaatggaaaactattGATGAATGTGGAAGCTGGGTGATGTGTACCCAGGATCATTACACTATTCTCTCcacttttgtgtattttgttttaagattccCATATAAGATGCTGAACAGAGATGCAGTGTGGGAATCGGGCCGCAGTCTCAGGGTCCGCCTGCCACACAGAAGCAGTTGGTTCCTTAACTCTTTCCAAGCTCCTGCAGGGCGGCAACTTCAGGCCTGAGGAGCCCAACGCCTTCGGCATCAGCTCAAAGAACACCAAGAAGGGGGAGGCTGCTTCCACCAGGACACAGAAAAAGCTCAATTTCTAGCAGTGACTGTGGTCACGCTGTTTGTTACCAGGCAACAAGTGACACACAGATGACAGAGTTGGTCCAGGGATGGGTCTGGAAGATGAAAGGCAGGGAAGGTGGGGACCTGCCGTCTGACTCGCCCACAACCAGCAGCGCCTCTGCCTTCACGTCTGTCCTCAGGCCACACGCTCCAGGCCGGCTTCGCGGAGCACCAAACCTGCCAGCGGGTTGGCTGGGGACTGGGGCACAGCTAACGAGGTCTCGGACCTCAAAGACGACCACCACGCGACCGTGAATAACCACATGTTTAATGCTTCACAGAACAAACTTGGTCTCTGCTGTGAGGTTCATTATGAACCTGAATCACTGTAACTGTCAAGTCTATAATCCAATTTAAGCCTCGGGCGACAACAGCTCTCCTGTCCAATAATTTACCTTAGTGAAGTTTGTGCAAAGTCACAAACCTTTTCCTACATTCATTGTCTGCAGAATGTAACTCGTGAAATGTAGCACAGCCCTCTACCCCTTCACAACCAGTGGAGAGAAACGGCTAAAGCGACCACGGCTGAACCATGTTCTAAGCTGGAAGGAACATCTGTTCTCACCTGGGTCACGGGCCCGGGGCCCGGGTCCCGGGGCGGCCAACCCGTCCACCCTGGGATGAGGGCTGGCAGAGGCTCCAGTTTCTGAAGGCCATTCCAGAGCAAGGAGCCAGGCGGAGGGCCACGATGGAATCATCTGGAGAGAGCATAGCGTCCCCGCCCAGCCCGCGTCCACCTGTACCCACCACCACCTCGCAGCGGTAACGCATCTTCCCTTGCTCAGCTGAGGCCAGAGCCCGGCCCCCTGGTGTGACCACGTCACAGGCCAGAGACCACAGTTCAACGCTGCTTTACTCTAGAAGCTCCTTTGGGTACAGaaccccacccccgacccctcTGGAAAGTTATCCCTTTCTGAGCCGGGGATGACGCTGGCTTCAGCAAAGGAGACTTTAGAGTTTGCTGTTCTTCTGAAACTGGGCCACCAGGCTGAGGACCTGCTCGGAAGCCTTGATGCTCTTGCAGCTGAGGTAGGCGGTGCTGTTGGCGGCCGTGTCCTCCGGGAAGTAGCGGTAATTGACCATGAGGCTGCACGAGCCCGTGACACCCCTGAGGCTGACGTCCGCCATCCAGTTGATGCGCCACAGCACGGCCCCGTTCTGCAGGTGGAAGTTGGCCACGGGGTTCAGGGCGTAGCCCCGGTGTTTCTCCCCGTACAGGTACCAGGCGCAGAGCCGCATCAGGGGGGCCTGGAGCGCCCGGACCAGCTGCTCGGACTGGACCCACTCGCTGCTGCTGAGAAAGGTCTTGAGGGTCTCGTTCACCGGACCGCCCGTGATCTCGGAGATTTCCTTACACTCGGAATCTGTAAACAGTTCATTCCTTCCGTGATCCTTTGCTTTCGACTTCAGCAGCCCCAGAAGCCACTTGGTGAATCCCGGGATAGGAGACAGACTTGAAAACgcccccaggtgaggaaactccTTCTGCAGGGcatggttggggtggggagaggaaggtggagaaaacacacacacacacacacacatacacaattcaGCAGGTGAGTCACGGGTATGGAAACACCTCCTCGTTTATGGCCTACGTACCGTTAACCTCTGTGCGCTGCTGCGTGGTTTACAAAGTGGTACGTGCTGCGCCTTCATCTTCTTTCCTCAAGGAGCAGTTATTAAGAATCTGATGTGCGCCAGGTCCTGGAGGCACCCTGAGTCCCCAGGACAAGCCTTTACTGTGGCGTCCTCATCTGCACCACTGTCCACGCTGGCAAGATGGGGGACTTGCCTGAAATCGACGGGGTGGGCTGCTGCCGTCTTCTGACTACAGGTCTTGTCTTTCTAGCCCACTAGACCCCTCCCACGGACTTCGCTGAGGCCACAGAACCTGGTTTGGCACTTGGCACACGAGTAACCTAtgactgtttgttgaatgaacaacgGATCGCCCAACTATACACGGGGGGTGAAGAGGATGGGATAGATGAGGAGGCAACGGTATGTCTCCACGTCAGATAACATGGTTCCATCACTGTTGTTCAAGCTACAGAGGGACCCCAAGGATCATTTCAAAGAATCCAgtatttttccaattaaaaatgtCATACATGCTCACcacagaaaaaacttttaaaaatttatgacagGAGCGAAGACACCACCATAGTCCACTACTCTGAGATGAGTACTCTCCACTCTGATAGAGTGTCACTCCTGGTCCTTCTCTAGGCAGTTTTTACAAGGGTGAGGCAGTTATTTTACGTCCTGCTTTGTGGGTTTGTATCATGAGCACTTTCTCACTGTCACTCAAAATTCAGAACCATAACTTTAACAACAGAATACCATTAAAAGACAAGATGATCCATGACTTTCCTAACCTTGTTCTTTTCACCGGGCATTTAAGGTGCCTCTTTCTTAAAGCCCCACAAACACCTCTGTGCAGGAAGGGTTGTGCTCCCCTCCAGATTTCTCAGGTGGCTTTCCTGCTCCCGGCCTAGACCTGGAGAAGAGGTCAGCGGCAGGATGCTCCTGGACCGCCTGACTCAGAGACAGAGCCTGTGGGTGCATCACCCAGACCCCGGCTTCTGCTcctgctctgcctgcctctctgacCCTCATACCAGCCCCCCTACCCCCCGCCTCCACCCCATCCATTAGCACCTTCAGCATAGAAGCAGGAAATCAGAAGAAACTCAGAGTAATTAGATGTGCTTCTTATCACCTCCGGGGAAAAATTGGCAGGCAGTGATTCTAATGCAGCTGATACCCAGCTGAATCCCGAGTTCTCAGCCTTAAGTTTATGAATGTAACAcaaagcacacacatacataaattccaccatatttgtcattctctgagaAAGCGCTTCTGCGGCAGCTGTCTCTGTTGAAACCACCAGAAGCAGAGAGCATTGCTCTCAGAGCCAATTATTCATGATCTAATTATTTTACCTAAAAATTAGATTCTACGCAGTGCCGTTCACTGCAGCCCCTCATGAGACAGTCTTAAAAAGCCCAGACCCACAGTGGACTTCAACACTTCCGTGTGTTTCCCAGGGCAATAGACAGAAGGCAGTTATGAAGAACCAGGCAGCAGTGCGTTCACCCTCTGGCTGCCCGGTCTAAGCCCGACGCTCCCTCTCGGCTGTGCATGGCGAGGCTGGGCGGGGGCGGTCGGCACGGCCAGCACCAGACGGGGGAGCCCCGGGGGCCCTGCTGGTGACCACGCGGGGACAGCGCGTGCCAACCAGGAGCTGCCCTGCCAGCCTGGGTGCAGGGTCTCCTGCAGAAGCATCTGGGCCTGCAGGCCACCAGCAGCAGTTTCGGGGGCCCCTTCCTCAGCACTGCTGCGTCTCCCGGGGAGTCTCGGGGCCCCTAAGCAGTGCCAAGGGGTACCTGGCCCTTTTCCACCCCTCCTGACCTCTCTGGCCCGAAGCTTCACCCCGCCCCTGGAGACGAGGGCAGGATGGCGCGGCcatcccggggtgggggggggaacaCGGATGGCGGCGTGGCGGGGTCCGGGCCAAGCCGGCTCACCTGCAGCTCCTTCACCACCCGCTTGATGAGGAAGGTGCCCAGCTCCACGCCCTGTAGCCCCTGCTGCGTCAGGCTCAGCGAGTAGAAGACGGCCGTGGTGATCTTGTTCCGCTCCTCGGTCTCCGAGGCGGGGTACTCCTTCACGATGATCGTCTGGAAAACAGAGGGCGGCGATGGGCGGCCCTGGACGCGCCCGCCCCACCTGCGCCCCCGACCCAAGGACCAGGCTCTAGAGGCGACGCGCCCTGCTCTGCTTTGAGCTCCCTCTGTAGGCGGCGGTCTCGGGGCTTCCTTGGCTGTCCGCCCAGTGTTGTATCATTTCTACCACTTGGAAATTCTCGCACAAGCTTTGCTGAATTGCAACTCGTGCCCCCTAGGTCTCTCTGCTCCCCTCCGACACCCACAGACAGCAGGCCAGCCCTCGGCCGGGGCCGAGGGGCCCACTTCCTGGGGCTCCTGTGCGCAGGCCACCCGCTGAATCCTGCAGggctttcccctcctctcctctgaaCCCCAGCTGTTGACATTTTTCCATAAGCTGTATGCAGCCCCACgtcatttttcttttaggaaatgtACCTTTTTATGCTCTCCCTGTGTAcctttctggttttgtgccatgTCCTTGTTTTTCCACAATGACACCACACGCCCTCAGACACCCACGCCAAGCGATCTAAGAATCAGAATGTCTTGTACTGGGAAGTCCCTGAGCCAAGTCCGACTTGACTAGCTCTGAGATTCGAGTTCGGGATGTTCTGAGTCTTAATACTCTGATGGCCGCAGGACAACCGTGGTGGTGACTCTGCAGCCGGCGTGGGCACGGGCCTGCCAGCCTGCTTGCGAAGGCCACGCTGCCGCTGCTCTAACTCCCACCAGCTACCCTGGACGCCTCAAGTAGGAGCGTTTGGCCCAGGGTCCAGGCTCGGGTCCAGAGCCCACAGACGTCCTGAACTTTCAAATGGGATGTGTGGGTCTGTGCGTACCCCCTGGGGGAAACGTCCTCAGCTCTCCTCCCCTTCAGATGCTCCAGATGTCTTTTCCCGTGACTCCTGGGAAGCCACGAACTGCTGCCGTAAGGAAACCGGAGCAGGTGGTGACGCAGAGGCCGCGCCATCTGCgccctgccagcccctcccccacccacagctGACAGAGACGCTCCCCTCCTGTCACGACCTCCTTTGTTTCTCAAGAAGTTTATAGGTTATCTTGTGGTTCCGAATTCAAACATCTCCAGCAAATCTTTTTTTAACGTTTTCAAATAAAAACCCCAAACAGACAACTCTTCCTTTGATTATACAAATGAGGTACGCACAAGGTTAGAGGTGAGAAATGAACGCAGGAAAAAATCACAAACTGCTCCCAGCTGGACGCCCTGCCCTGCTCCACCATCACCTCTCGGCTTCCTCACAGGCTCTTCCGACCCCGACGCTGGGTGACCTGCGTGTGCCTGCTCCCCTCGCCGGCCCGAGCCTCACTGGACCTGCCGTGCACCCCGGGTCGCTGCCCTGGCTCTCCTTCTGCCCCGCCCACGGTGGGCCTGCCGGAGTGGGAGTTTCAGACACTCACCCGCACCCAGAGGAGAAGCCCAGCTTGCTGtggcggcggtgggggggggcacCACCACACCAGGCAGAGCGCGGGGCCCACGTCAGGCACGCAGCACAGCCTACCTCCCAGTTTTCCAATCAGCTGCCTTTTGAAACGACGAGAACTTAACAGATGCTAAGGAACTGAGCCCCGTCCCCCTGCACCTGGAGCCCCTCCTCCCTAACAGCCTGGACCACCTCTCAACCCACGGTCCACACACCCCGGCGAAAGCTTTCCCTGTCCCGTCACTGCCCATCTCCACTCTGTGGCTGTAGGTTTGGGGACTGCATCCAGCGAATCCAAAGACCCGCAAAAGCCGGAAGCAATTTATATTCAAAAAGGGGAGAAAACTAACAGAAACCTTAAGGCACTCTGGGCCGCCTGCCCTGCCCCGAATCGACTGCGCGCGGGTACCTGGATGCTGCTGGAGATCTCGTTGGTCAGGGCCACGTGCAAGATGATCAGGGGCTCGCCGGGGGTGGAGCAGTGAGAGAAGAAGTAACACCGCCTGTAGGGCCCCACGCGCCGCTTCATGTCCATCCAGTTTTTCACGGGATGCACAGCCTCAGATCTGACGAGGACGTTACAGAGGGCAAGACAAACGACCCACAGGTTAAACAGCCGTGGGGCGGTTCCTAATCCTATTCTCCACTCAAGTCAAAGAAATCCTTCAAATACAGCTTCCATGGCCTCTGCGGGAAACTCAAAGGTCACTCTAGCGTGAAACAGCGCTGACTGAGAGGCACCACAACGGGTGACCACTTTACACACAAAACTGTGCTCTCCTCCCTGGTCTCAGGACTAGGTTGCGAGGCCCTGGGGGGGGTGGTTATGCGGCAGATTTTAACCCAGAGGCCTGTGGCCGCACAGCCCACACCTCCTGCTTCCCCTGAATCTCCGCAGCTCGAGGTCAGTGCTGCCAAAGGACACATCACCTGGCTAGTTCCACGGGTCCTGCAACCTCGGCCACTGCTGTTTTGTCTCAGCACGTGACCTGGCAGCCACACTGTCAGCCAGCCTGCGTTTTACTGTGTCCGGGGCAGCCGGAATCACACGCTATATTGTGAAATTTAGATTTTATCCAAGGGAGGCATTTTAACAACGGGTTGAGACAGATGCTGTTTGGGTCACTAATGCCAACACTTGGTCCACTGAATCTGGGTAGCTCTGATCACGGGGTCTTTGGGGAGAAGCGGGCCCAAGGGCTTTCAATATGAGGACCTAACCGAGACCCCACGTACAGGTTCGCTGGCAGAAGGACCGGTTTCTCCCTGTGCCCTGTCCTCCTCGGTGGTCGCGGCATCCCCTGCTAGGACAGCCACCTCTGTGAATACCGTGTTTGGGTTTATCAGGCTTGGAACAAAACGTCCACAGGACAGGAGGCTGACTTTCCACTAAAACAGGAGAAGAGCGGAAACGTCGTACTTACTCACTGATCTTCTGCAGCACTTCGCACGGCGAGTGCCAGGTGACCCGCTCCATGTTCAGGAACCCGCAAGAGAACCACTCCGAGAGCATGCCCTTCAGCACGCCATTCATCTCCTGAAACGGAGAGCAGAGCGCTGGCCTTCGAGGGGAAGACGTGCCGCCCAGCCCCGACCCAGCCCCCGTCTCAGCCACGGCAGACCAGATGGCGCTCAGCTCtactcctcccctcctccacctgcaAGACACCTGAATGGGAGCCTCTGATCTGAACCAAGTTGCCCAAATTGAATGTGTCCCAATTCACTCGCCGCTGTGAACACAGCCACACACATGATGGTGAGCTGACGCCGATCGGCGTCTCGTGGAGGAAACGCGAACACCCTCTCAGGAACATTCTTTGATTCACCAAAACATCCTTCCTTGTTTCCTAAGAGAAACAAGTACTGGGTCCCAGGCTCCACATTTCGACAACTCAGAGTTGTGTGTTTTCCTACTTTAACGTCAGAACACATCTCTCAAATGGTGGTGGGTCACGGTTTAATTGGCAgcgtttttttttctccctgagtgGGCTGTAGAATAATAGTGTGTCTGGCAATCCGAGCATCTGGATTTGATGACATTATTCTAATTTCACTTACTTACATTTAATCTACTTCCAAAAATGATTTGAGTAACTTTTCCATCAGAGATACATTCGCAATGA includes:
- the MLYCD gene encoding malonyl-CoA decarboxylase, mitochondrial, which produces MRVLALSRSVPRLLPLRPPGPRLSSGRGAAAGALERAMDELLRRAVPAMPAYELREKTPPPAEGQCADFVSFYGGLARAAERAELLGRLARGFGVDHGQVAEQSAGVLQLRQQPREAAVLLQAEDRLRHALVPRYRGLFHHISKLDGGVRFLVQLRADLLEAQALKLVEGPHVREMNGVLKGMLSEWFSCGFLNMERVTWHSPCEVLQKISESEAVHPVKNWMDMKRRVGPYRRCYFFSHCSTPGEPLIILHVALTNEISSSIQTIIVKEYPASETEERNKITTAVFYSLSLTQQGLQGVELGTFLIKRVVKELQKEFPHLGAFSSLSPIPGFTKWLLGLLKSKAKDHGRNELFTDSECKEISEITGGPVNETLKTFLSSSEWVQSEQLVRALQAPLMRLCAWYLYGEKHRGYALNPVANFHLQNGAVLWRINWMADVSLRGVTGSCSLMVNYRYFPEDTAANSTAYLSCKSIKASEQVLSLVAQFQKNSKL